In the Staphylococcus sp. IVB6240 genome, one interval contains:
- a CDS encoding YggS family pyridoxal phosphate-dependent enzyme: MSVKENLQVIEKTLTEHVSKAKDATLPNVIAVTKYVTIERAQEAYDAGLRHFGENRLEGFLEKKAALPSDVTMHFIGSLQSRKVKDVINEIDYLHALDRKSLAKEINKRAEHEIKCFVQVNVSGEESKHGVSLDEVIPFIEMLEEYEHIRVVGLMTMAPYTDDQAYLKSIFKQLKHKRDEIQARQFTHAPCTELSMGMSNDYALATEEGATFVRIGTRLVGKEE, translated from the coding sequence ATGTCAGTTAAAGAAAATTTGCAAGTAATTGAAAAAACATTAACAGAACACGTATCGAAAGCGAAAGATGCAACATTACCAAACGTGATTGCCGTTACAAAATATGTTACAATAGAGCGAGCTCAAGAGGCATATGATGCTGGACTTCGTCATTTTGGCGAGAATCGTCTTGAAGGATTTTTAGAGAAGAAAGCGGCGCTACCAAGTGATGTTACAATGCATTTTATAGGTTCGTTACAATCACGAAAAGTGAAAGATGTCATTAATGAGATCGACTATTTACATGCTTTAGATCGAAAAAGTTTAGCAAAAGAGATTAACAAACGTGCTGAACATGAAATTAAATGCTTTGTTCAAGTCAATGTTTCTGGTGAAGAGTCTAAGCATGGTGTCAGTCTTGATGAAGTGATACCATTTATTGAGATGCTAGAGGAATATGAACACATCCGTGTTGTTGGTTTGATGACAATGGCACCTTATACGGATGATCAAGCTTATTTGAAATCAATTTTTAAACAACTTAAACATAAACGTGATGAGATCCAAGCACGTCAATTTACACATGCACCATGTACGGAATTATCCATGGGAATGAGTAATGATTATGCTCTGGCAACAGAAGAAGGCGCAACATTTGTAAGGATCGGCACGCGTCTAGTAGGAAAAGAGGAGTGA
- a CDS encoding DivIVA domain-containing protein, with protein MAYTPSEIKNKSFTRIKNGFEPTEVESYLSELSREIERLREDKKQLEQFLAERDSHIKSFKEVEKSVGEALVSAQRAADETKAAAQKEQEAIIAKANAEGEHIVNDSLEKARRISFQTEDMKRQSKVFRSRFKMLVEAQLDLLKNDDWDYLLNYDLDAQQVTEENFKHLNEKDITEAEKEKSKESPEKTEQKEADKQEK; from the coding sequence ATGGCTTATACACCAAGTGAAATTAAAAATAAATCATTCACACGAATTAAAAATGGTTTTGAACCGACAGAAGTAGAATCTTACTTGAGTGAATTATCACGTGAGATTGAACGTTTAAGAGAAGATAAAAAACAATTAGAACAATTTTTAGCTGAACGTGACTCACATATCAAATCATTCAAAGAAGTTGAGAAATCAGTTGGAGAAGCGTTAGTAAGTGCACAACGCGCTGCAGATGAAACGAAAGCAGCGGCACAAAAAGAACAAGAAGCGATTATTGCTAAGGCGAATGCAGAAGGTGAACACATTGTAAATGATAGCCTTGAAAAAGCAAGACGTATTTCATTCCAAACTGAAGATATGAAACGTCAATCTAAAGTCTTTCGTTCGCGTTTCAAGATGCTTGTTGAAGCACAGTTAGACTTGTTAAAGAATGATGATTGGGATTACTTACTCAATTATGATTTAGATGCACAACAAGTGACTGAAGAAAACTTCAAACATCTTAATGAAAAAGACATTACTGAAGCTGAAAAAGAAAAATCAAAAGAATCACCGGAAAAAACTGAACAAAAAGAAGCAGACAAGCAAGAAAAATAA
- a CDS encoding RNA-binding protein yields the protein MDIYQHFRAEERPTIDSLLDKVRTASEQYAPVLTHFLDPRGQYILEVIVGSFPDMKVHFNGGLNAERCRAIVAPDYYVPEESDFELSVIEIQYPEKFVTLEHRHILGTIMSLGIEREQVGDIIVGESIQFVLTNQLESYIIMELTKIKGASVKLHVVSLQDMVQSKAYWQTVDATVSALRLDVVLKEMIHKSRTIAKELVQRKRVKVNHTVIEAVDYQLEQGDLLSIQGYGRARITHIGDRTKKDKLRITYQTLFK from the coding sequence ATAGATATCTATCAACATTTTCGAGCTGAAGAACGTCCAACGATAGATAGTTTGTTGGATAAAGTACGAACAGCATCTGAACAATATGCACCAGTACTTACACATTTTTTAGATCCACGAGGACAATACATTCTTGAAGTCATTGTTGGAAGTTTTCCAGATATGAAAGTTCATTTTAACGGTGGCTTAAATGCTGAGAGATGTCGTGCCATTGTTGCCCCTGACTACTATGTACCAGAAGAAAGTGATTTTGAGTTGAGTGTTATTGAGATTCAATATCCTGAGAAGTTTGTAACACTAGAACATCGTCATATTTTAGGGACAATTATGTCATTAGGGATTGAAAGAGAACAAGTAGGTGACATCATTGTTGGTGAAAGTATTCAGTTTGTTTTGACAAATCAGTTAGAATCTTATATCATAATGGAATTAACAAAGATTAAAGGTGCATCAGTTAAACTACATGTTGTTTCCTTACAAGATATGGTACAATCAAAAGCGTACTGGCAAACAGTAGATGCAACAGTGAGTGCATTACGTTTGGATGTTGTGTTGAAAGAAATGATACATAAATCTCGAACGATTGCAAAAGAACTTGTTCAGCGTAAGCGTGTGAAAGTCAATCACACTGTAATCGAAGCTGTCGATTATCAATTGGAGCAGGGAGACTTATTATCCATTCAAGGATATGGAAGAGCGCGCATAACTCATATTGGTGATCGTACGAAAAAAGATAAATTGAGAATAACCTATCAAACATTATTTAAATAG
- a CDS encoding YggT family protein, with the protein MSLELLTTIVQFILFIVRIYSIGMIIYIFMSWLPGARESIVGQYMAKIYEPYLEIFRRFIPPLGMIDLSPIVAFIVLNLFSQGIVAIYQFIINQFY; encoded by the coding sequence ATGAGTTTAGAATTATTAACAACCATTGTACAATTTATATTATTTATCGTACGCATCTATTCAATCGGCATGATTATCTATATTTTTATGTCGTGGTTACCTGGTGCGAGAGAGAGCATAGTTGGACAATATATGGCAAAAATTTATGAACCATATTTAGAGATATTTAGACGTTTTATCCCGCCACTTGGTATGATTGATTTGTCACCAATTGTAGCGTTTATTGTCTTGAATTTATTTTCACAGGGAATCGTTGCGATATATCAATTTATTATTAATCAGTTTTACTAA
- a CDS encoding cell division protein SepF, with protein sequence MAIKDLFNNFFTIEEEEETFVEEQETRRQPQAESEPARTTKQATERPRAIQSVPKKQPTRIKPPKNERLHQVPQQSNNQGQGNVVSMNQTQEVEQQRSSKMCLFEPRVFSDTQDIADELKNRRATLVNLQRIDQVSAKRIIDFLSGTVYAIGGDIQRVGADIFLCTPDNVEVAGSITDHIESMETQYE encoded by the coding sequence ATGGCAATTAAAGATTTGTTCAACAATTTTTTTACAATTGAAGAAGAAGAGGAAACGTTTGTAGAGGAGCAAGAAACACGTAGACAGCCACAAGCGGAGTCGGAGCCAGCACGTACTACAAAACAAGCTACCGAACGTCCTCGTGCGATTCAATCAGTTCCTAAAAAACAACCGACACGTATTAAACCACCAAAGAATGAAAGATTGCATCAAGTGCCTCAACAATCGAACAATCAAGGGCAAGGGAATGTGGTAAGTATGAATCAAACTCAAGAAGTTGAACAACAAAGAAGTTCAAAAATGTGCTTATTTGAACCACGTGTATTTTCAGATACACAAGATATTGCAGATGAGCTCAAAAATCGTCGTGCAACTTTAGTTAACTTACAGCGTATTGATCAAGTATCTGCCAAACGTATCATTGATTTCTTAAGTGGGACAGTCTATGCGATTGGTGGGGATATTCAACGTGTAGGTGCGGATATTTTCTTATGTACACCTGACAATGTAGAAGTTGCTGGAAGTATTACGGATCATATCGAATCTATGGAGACGCAATACGAATAA